The Oncorhynchus gorbuscha isolate QuinsamMale2020 ecotype Even-year unplaced genomic scaffold, OgorEven_v1.0 Un_scaffold_346, whole genome shotgun sequence genome contains the following window.
AATATTTCTGTTCTATATGGTACCTGGGAGAGATGACCCCAGGGCCAGACCTGGTCTCTACACAAAGATAACTGTttttacagcagatactgtctgctgtggattataagtatctttcatactagtcttaaccttgtgacccattccatacatctgttgttcatcatgtaggttgaaaggggtgtatcttggctataaaagacctttgtacttttatctctggataagagcgtctgctaaatgacttaaatgtaatgtaatgtaatctcGGGGCTCTCAATGAATCAGCTGAGGGTGATTCATTGACCATCCATCATTATCGTAGAGCACTCAATCGATTAactttatatgtgtgtgttcCCTTATTAATACTTAATAATACTTAATATTTAGTTTAGGTATAGCTCTGACTTGAGTGATAAGTTAGCCTCCCCTCATTTGATAGTAAATAAATTAACCACCACAAGCTGCAATGCTGTCCCTTACCACTAACAGATCTGATATAATAACTAGCTGCATGATTAAAATATCAGTAGCTATGCTGAGGCACAGAGTTTTTCCTGTTCTTGGGGGGTAAGCTCTGGGACCTAGAATTGTTTCTGGTCAGGTCACTATGTCGAAAAACTCACTATGTGAAAAACTCACTATGTCGGGCAACCCTTTCTCTCACCTGGAGGTAGAATCCACCGATCCAGGCGGTGGCTCTGTTGGCTGTTCTGGTTATCTGTTGCAGGTAACGATACTCGGGGGAGGAGCTGGCGGAGGCCAGGCTGGCGCCCAGTTCATTGCAATGTTCCTGAAAGAAGAGCGGGAGGTGAGGGGTGAGACACGTACACCTTATGGTTCCTAATTGcacttttaatttttatttatttaaatgtagcCTTTAGGCCTATTCAAATCCAGATAGGTCTTATTCGAAAGACATAAACTATAGAATAGGCTAAACATATTCTGTCAAACCTTGAAAGACTTATTTGCACTGTTTATTTATTCGCACTAATATAGGTTATTTTCGTAGGCTACTTACTTATTTTAGGCTGCTATACAGGCAAAATGCATGTCCTGAAGCCTATTCGTTTTTAGCATCAGCCAATGTTATTTTTTAAAGTGTTATGAAGTATGTTATAAATATCGATTTGTTTTATCTGATTCTATTTAGGATTTTTACAGTTAGGTAGGCAAAAGGCATATAGCCTAATGATAATTATCGACCTATTCGTTTTTAGCCGAAGCCAATTCAGTGTTATAAAGAATATTATAGGCTCAGGTTTTATCTGATTATTGATGACTTTATATATAAATGTAGAATTTGTAAGTTATTGAAAATAAAGTTGTTCGTGAGACAATTCCGACAGACTCATCGTTTTTTGTTCCTGCTATTGATGCTGCAAGGGTTTATACCCGATTGCCCGTTGCGCAATTACCTCAGCGTCGAACCAGGACCGAGGAGTGTTCACAAACATGTAACACTTGGACTGGTAGCTGAACCATCCGTCAGGGCAGAAACTGCGTGCCGCTGTGAACGCGCAGATAAAATACAACAATTGTTTGACACCATAATACAAGGAGTTGATATTGACAGGAGTATGAACTTTGATCTCATAATATAAAACATGAACGTGCATTTAGTCATACTGGTGTTTTTCTCCCTCCCAGCTAACAGAAAATCAAAAAACACTTGTCTTTCATTGTGTGACCATGCATTGCACGATGTACAGAAAGTCCGCAATCGTAGAACCAATAAAGGTGATAGTTGTTATTTTATATCATTCACCATAAAAGGTGTCAACATACCTTTAGGTGCCACAGCCACCTCGTTAACAGCCTCAGTCTGTACATCATCCTCTGGAAAAGCACAACAAATAAAACAGTCCTCGATATTACTATTTAGCCACCAGCAAATCACTATGTCAGGGAGTAATAGATACTATATAAATATGTTTGTTTTCATAGGTATATTTTATAGGTGACAGGTAGTTAAAATAATTTGTTTCGTACCTATGTGAAGTATGACAAAACAGAATGCCTCAAATATAATTTATCAACAAATGAGGCACATAATAcacaacacaatctcacactcacTTCCTGcaaatatatacaaacaatattTGCAGCAGATTTCAATGTGAAGTAATTGTAATTGATCAGGAAATGAGGTGATGCTCCACAATAGACAGTGATGCTCCTGCTTGATTAAAGCCTATAGAGAAGAACTGACCTGGGGCGTCACTCAGCTTCTCCTCTGCTACAGGAGCCTCAACCTCAACAGCCTCTTCTGCAGAAACATGGAACAAGGAAATCAATTTGACTTTCATTCAACTGGGAATTGGGAGAAATATTGATTCAGTGCTCTATTACTGCTCTCAGTACAAACATAATAAGAGCTACAAACCTGGGGCACTTTTTGGCTCTTCTACCGCCACAGCATCGCTCTCCACAGGAACTTAAAGGGGAAAACACAACTATTGTCATTATTTAGTAACAATGAATTACCCTGTGCTGTATTAGTGACATTGTTGAGTATTTGGCTGACTTACCTGCTGCTGCCCTAGCAGAGAGGGCGACACAAAGTAGTGCAAAGATGACCAGAACCttcatggtggtgatgatggtggtgctgCTTGTCTGGATGAAAAGGGAGAGGACGTGTTGGAGAATCAACTAGAGAGAGTGATACACAATCATTTCAGACTATTACTAGACAAGA
Protein-coding sequences here:
- the LOC124017890 gene encoding C-type lectin domain family 4 member M-like isoform X1, which produces MLDRTVHKQRRNLHSITGLPEEEYLRRTTVIYLLQQTSSTTIITTMKVLVIFALLCVALSARAAAVPVESDAVAVEEPKSAPEEAVEVEAPVAEEKLSDAPEDDVQTEAVNEVAVAPKAARSFCPDGWFSYQSKCYMFVNTPRSWFDAEEHCNELGASLASASSSPEYRYLQQITRTANRATAWIGGFYLQGYWMWIDRSGMYYTNWYSQSTATSNSCMYLQSAVGQGWRNLGCGTQYPFICVHNYRC
- the LOC124017890 gene encoding C-type lectin domain family 4 member M-like isoform X2, whose translation is MLDRTVHKQRRNLHSITGLPEEEYLRRTTVIYLLQQLILQHVLSLFIQTSSTTIITTMKVLVIFALLCVALSARAAAVPVESDAVAVEEPKSAPEEAVEVEAPVAEEKLSDAPEDDVQTEAVNEVAVAPKAARSFCPDGWFSYQSKCYMFVNTPRSWFDAEEHCNELGASLASASSSPEYRYLQQITRTANRATAWIGGFYLQGYWMWIDRSGMYYTNWYSQSTATSNSCMYLQSAVGQGWRNLGCGTQYPFICVHNYRC